In Cucurbita pepo subsp. pepo cultivar mu-cu-16 chromosome LG10, ASM280686v2, whole genome shotgun sequence, the DNA window actcttataaggaatgtttcgttcctctctccaaccaatataggATATcataaggatgctgggctccgaagggggtggattgtgagatcctacatcggttggagaggggaacaaaacatttattataagggtgtggacacTTTTGCCTgacatatgcgttttaaaaaaattgaggggaaacccaaagaggacaatatttgctggcggtggacttgggctgttatagtAACGACAAGCTAAATCTCGGATAATCTTATATTTATTGGTTTTTAACCCCTTGCTCGGGCATCATTGCAGCTCTAATGAGAATGTTATCAGTTCAGCCTCATCTGGTTACTGATAAGGGATACTTGGAGCATTCAATAAAGTACGCGATCAATTGTGGCGTAATCGACCAATGGTTACTTGGCCGAACACGTGGCTATCCTCCTGAAGACGACGATACAGAAGAAGTGACCGCCGATGAAAATGGCATACGGTCTATTACCGAAGTCGAATACCGCACAGTTGCCACTGTAAGTTAGCTTTATTGTTGCCACTGATGGATGTAGATTATTTGTTGTATGCCATAGAACAGGAGTATCTGCTTCCTTATCATCAAACTGCTATGAGAAAATATGTGTTTTCCCACTTGACTTGCCTATAACTTAGCTTTATTGCAATAGAAATCTTGTACTCTAGGCTGGGATGTTCTGTTCCCAGTCAATTCTTTCAACAAAGGAGCAATTTTGTTAAACAAACTCAGGTCGGTTTCTCGTtgtgaattatttttcttctcgaGTCGCCAGCCAATCACGCTTTCAATATGATTGTTTCGTGTCGTAATGCTATTGCTACAAATCTTAGGAGATGGATTTATCTAGCTTTTTAATAACTTGTGTGTTTGAATCCTCCCGTATCTTTAAAATTgcttaaatttagtttatatacttgcattaaattttaaaattagtttagaAGTTAATTTTGATCAAATTTGGTAAAATATTACAAGTTTAATGTTCggagatttttatttattttctccatGGACCTTTCATGAgagttttatcaaattataaatcacATCATAAggacaaaattaaaatgataaaattaattttaattttgtaaactaattttgtaatttaacctagTTGGAcgtcaaatttaattttaaaatattcaatttttattcattttagtctccgtatttattttatatatatttagagaCCAATAAGAAAGGCAGGCTCTATCTCAATGACGGATTatctccaaaaaagaaaaagcatcGTGAATAATCTATCTGCAATCTTCGTGAACGGACTCCTCCTTTCTATGCTCCACAAGGCTCTGATCAAGACCTTTGCCGGCTCCGGTGTAGTATAAGCtatgtttttaattctttcatACTACTtgcgctctctctctctctctctatatatatagtatataCTGTTAAGATATTATATGACGAAAAAAACACGGTCTTCTAAAATGATAAGTAcgagtgttcatatgacctGAGAAATTGACCAATCTGAATTATccaacccaaatcataaaaagTTATAGTTTgagttaaatttttgaaaaatcgatAAAATTTCAATNATATTTTGGGATAGAACTGCacactgaaaaataaaataaaaaattgagttaacAACCCAACAACTTTACCCtacttttaaaactattataaaaataaaaaatatttaacgcTTGTAACCAATCTCATTAATATATCGTGACTTGTGAATATTTGGTATTTAAgctttataaaattttaagatttttttaaataatttaaaaaacccCGACCacccaattaaaaaataagagttgggttgagttgggttgtaaGCTCGAAATTAGGAAGtttaaacctaaaaataattaaaataaaatatttgtttttagccaattaaaaaggaaaataaaagtcaACGGTCAATCCTCGTACTAACAAACTCTCCACCATTATTGGAGAAAACTGTTTTAAACCTAAAAATAGTCAAAATTTCACCCTATAAATATGTTCTCCccatcctcttcttcctcaccCCTGCATTCAATTACTACTTACCAATaaaacccaaataaaaataaataaataaaaagggaaatttCCCTCTTGTTCTTCAGCAACAGGCCTTTCTCTTAACTCCCTTTTACCCCCCCTTTTCATCATGGAAATGAAGAACTTCGCCTCCGCTGCCATCGTCGCCGTCGTCGCCGCCGCCTCCCTGACCATGGCTTTGGCCTCCACTGAAGTTGCAGCCCCAGCACCCGGCCCCTCCAgcgctgctgctgctgctaccGTCCCTGTCGTTGGCACGTTGCTAGGTGCCTCTGTTGCCTCTCTTATTGCCTTCTACCTTCACTAACTGAGCTTGGCAGCTTGAGGAAGGGGGAGAATAAATCAATGTGGGGTGATTCTTGTGATTCTTGtgattcttgttcttgtttttaagtttttgatTCGTTTCTTCAAACACATTGTGTAATAAATTGATCCCTTTCAATGAAATGAATTGTTTCAACGGATATATGAATCTCTCGTAACTTCAAATCgttaatcaatcaatcaatcaaacgAAAGCGTTTGAAAACTCCTTAGGATACTAAGGTCCGTCGTTTGATTTCTGCGACGATATCAGACTCTTTGTTAACCAGATTGCTGTCTCTCTCGACGATACCGCTTCTTCTCCAAATGGACTCAGCACACCAGCAAGTTCTTCGAGCTTGTCTTGCTTGAGTAACCGTGCACATAGCTCGAGTAGAGACTCGAGAGCATCGGCTCTTCTCTGGCTTGGATATTTGGATTCCGACGACATAGAATCTGCCTGTGTTTCTTCTGTTTGTGTACTACGAGCAACTTCTCGATGCCCTTTGAAGCTCTCCTGGTTTAAGCAGCTTCTCGGTTCGACATTGAAGCGTTTATCATCAGAAGATCCGGACTTTTCAGCGCTGCGTACGGAGGATATCGATGATTCCATTGAGTTCCTTTCACTAGTTTCCTCAGCCTTCATTACCGGTTTGTTGCAACTTGTTTTCGGTACGTCCTGGTTTACCGTCTCCAATCGAGGTTGTTTCTGCAAAGAATTCGTACACCGGATGCTGTTTCCACCATTGCAAGTCGATGTCACAGACGCAGAACTCGTTTGCGCATCACTATCAACAGCATTTGATGTGGATATTTCATCAGGAAAGGATGTAGGATCGACCATCTTCGTCTCGAGTATGTCTTCTGAAATAGCTGTTAACGACATGTTTTCATCAGTTGACGAGTTGCTATTATGTATGTCAGCACTTCTGGCCACCAGATCGATATTTTCCAGCAGGTTGAAAACTACGCTCGGTTTGGCTCGGCTCTCATGCCCACTATTCAACTTGTTAGATGGCGATTTTCGCGGTGTTTTATTCTTCGAGTCGGGACATATTGGTAGTATATTAGCCGAAGCGTTGCGGCATTGAAGAACATACGGTTGGATATGTGGATGCCTCAATAATTCAGCAGcctaaatataaattaagcCATGGATTAGAAGCAAAATGATCATTCAAAGAGTCGAAATCGCATCACTCACCGTCGGTCTGTGTCCGGGATTCTTCCGTAGCATGCTCTTGATGATCTGTTTCCTGCAAGTCGAAACGAACAGTCTCGGAGTCTTAAAATAGCGGAAAATACACTGTTTTTAGCTGAAAAATCAATAGAAATAGCTTACAACGCAGAGGAATAAACAATTGGGAGAGGAGAAATGGAGGATctgttaattttattgataagACCAGCCATGTCCTGTTGAATTAAGCATAAATCAATCAGGAGTCGAGCAAAACGGATGAAATTCACGAGACCGAAGCTTAAGCTTACCGGAGCTCGAAATGCAGGTTGATGAGCAGAAATTTCAAACATACAGCAACCTGGAAAAAACACGGTTTATTACTATCCAAGAACACGGATATCAACCAAGAATCGTGTCTCCATGAACGCTTACCAAGTGACCATATATCGGACTTGTAGCCATAAGGTATATCTGTGAGGAGCTCGGGGCACATATAATTAGGAGTACCAACAACCTACAAGCGTCGAGTACAATCAAACTATTATTCCTGAACTATTACGTAATTACTTATAAgtgggaatgaaacattctttatacgtttgaaacctcttcctagtgaggacaatatttgctagcgggcTTAGGCTTTTACAAATgggagggggtggattgtgagatcccacgtcgattggagagcgaaacgagtgtcaacggCAATattatttgctagcggtaggcttgggctttTACAACTGgtagggggtggattgtgagatcccacatcgattggagacggaaacgagtgccagcgaggacgttgggccccaaagggggggtgggattgtgacatcccacatcgattaggaagaagaacgaagtattctttataagggtgtggaaacctctcctcgCTGACGCGTTCCCctcaagggaaagcccaaagagaacaacatCTGCCAACGGTgtgcttgggccgttacattaATAATAGTTTCCTCCATTCTGCTTGCTCCTCCCCTAGGAGACACGTTCCCTtcaagggaaagtccaaagcgaacaatatcggtcagcggtgggcttgggctatgaaaccacgaccctccacaatgatGACATTTTCCACTTTGATCCTAAGCTCTCGTGGATTTACTTttgatgtattccttacttataaactcatgatcatcctcttaaatagccgatgtgggactccccctcaacaatcctcccctcgaacaaagtacactatagagcctcccctgagacCTATAAAACCCTCAAACAAccttcccttaatcgaggctcgactcctctagagccctcgaacaaattacaccatttgttcgacacttacTCGCCTTTAACTATACCTTTGAGACCCAACAActtatttgttcgacacttgagaaTTTGATTGACATCGctataccatgttaggaatcacgatcCTTCACAAAGGTATGATATTTATCCActtcgagcataagctctcaacccatgatcatcctcttaattagccaacgtacAACTCCGTAAGTTAAACATTCTAAGTCCTTTGTCAGACCCGATTTTAACAGCATAAATGATACGTTTGTTGATTAAAACGCTTTCTATCGCAAAATAACTACAGACGATGATTACATCCTTACCGATGAAGCAAGATCTTCCGTATTCAGTAGTTTTGCAAGTCCAAAGTCCCCTATACATGCCACCCATTCAAGATATTAGCACTTTTCCAGAAGAAATAGCTATCAAAAAAACATGCCACCCTATACAAATTGGAAGCCATCATACCAAGCCTGATATCATTGCCCTTTGTAAGGAAGATGTTGGAACActgaaatgaagaacaaaagatcAGAATCATTAATGAGATTTTTGTAGGCTAATAATACGGAATAGATACCTTAAGATCTCTATGTAGCACTCGATTCGAGTGGAGGTAGTCCACAGCTAGTAACAACTGCGCTAACCACTTGCAAAGTTTctgaggaaaaaagaattggTCATCGGGCATAGATTCGGTAGAGAAAGAATAGTTGAGAACGTGCTCGACTTACTTCCTCGGGAAAGTATGTTCCTTTCGCCTTTTTGATCAGTTCGGACCTgctcaacaaaagaaaatggggCATACCATTAGTCTTAGAGTTTTCTTCTCATTCCTTTATCCATTCGATGTTAAGTAATAAGATTAacgttgattttttttcatcaaagaattttaatttatgacgttgggccccgaaggggtagATCGTGAgttcccacatcggttggagaggggaatgtagcattctttataagggtgtggaaacctctccctatagacgcgttttaaaaatcttgaggggaagtctgaaacggaaagcacaaagaggacaatatctgctagcaatgggcttgggttgttactcccttgtctgctttggcccgttacgtatcgctgtcagcctcactgttttaaaacgcgtctattagtgagaggtctccacactctgataaggaatatttcgttttcctctccaaccgatgtgggatctcacaatccaccccccttgaaggccagcgtcctcgctgacacaccacttggtgtctagctttgataccatttgtaaacagcccaagcccaccgctagcagatattgtccgctttggcctgttacgtattgccgtcagtctcacgattttaaaacgcgtctactacgGAGAGGACTCCACACTCTTATatggaatgtttcgttttcctctccaaccgatgtgggatctcacaatccacaccccttGAAGGCCAGCGTCCTGACTCTTATatggaatgtttcgttttcctctccaaccgatgtgggatctcacaatccacacctcTTGAAGGCCAGCGTCCTGGCTGACACACCACCCGGTggctggctttgataccatttgtaatagcccaagcccaccgctagcagatattgtccgctttggcccgttacgtatcgccgtcagtctcacgattttaaaacgcgtttactagggagaagtttccacactcttatatggaatgtttcattttccactccaaacgatgtgggatctcacaatccaccccccttggaggtagcatcctcgctggcacaccgcccggtgtctggctttgataccatttgtaacagcccaagcccaccgctagcagatattgtccgctttggcccgttacgtatcgccgtcagtctcacgattttaaaacgcgtttactagggagaagtttccacactcttatatggaatgtttcattttccactccaaacgatgtgggatctcacaatccaccccccttggaggtagcatcctcgctggcacaccgcccggtgtctggctttgataccatttgtaacagcccaagcccaccgctagcagatattgtccgctttggcccgttacgtatcgccgtcagcctcacaattttaaaatacatctactatggagaggtctccacactcttataaggaatgctttgttctcctctccaaccgatgtgggatctcacaacagGAAGGGAAAGAGTAAAACGAGAGACAGTGAGAGGTTGAATTTTGTAGccgttttcttttgaatttatacCAATGGgaaggatttttttaatcaaatttttatccTGTTCATATGCAACAGTGGATGATAGTGGAAGACATGAGAAGGTTCATGTagttggaaaaataaattgaacaaCTTTTGTTCTCTAATTAAGTCAACAACAAACAATTAAGCTAACGCTTTAAAGGTCGTAATGAAGCACACTCCAAATGGTGTAAAATTAAATGGctcacttacatgtctccTCCTTCGCAATAGCCCGTTACGATGCATATACAATCACCCTACAAAACAGAACGCCCGAAATATGAAATGTAGAGCAAGTGAAAACGAGAAGGCAGAGAAATCACCGAGGTATAAgtacggctcaagcccaccgctagtagatattatccttttttagccctttcggacttcccctcaaggtttttaaaactcgctgatgtgtgatctcacaatccacacccattgggggcccaacgtccttgttggaacactgcccgatgtctggctctgataccatttgtaatagccaaagtccactactagcggatattgtcttctttgggctttccctttcgagcttccctcaaggttttaaaacgtgtctactaggaagaggtttccacgcccttataagaaatgttcagccaatgtgggatctcgcaatccacccccccggggcccaacatcctcgttggcacattgcccgatatttggctttgataccatttgtaaccgccaaAGTCCATGCATATATTGtcccttttgagctttccaTTTTGGGCtcctcctcaaggtttttaaaaaaggtttCCATACACTTATAAGAATGtccaaccaacgtggatctcacaatccaccccttgggagcccaatgtcctcgctggcacacctcccgatatctagctctgataccatttgtaaccatcaaagtccattgctagcagatattgtccttcttGGGCTTTCcgttttgggcttttcctcaaggtttttaaaacgcatctactaaaaaaaggtttttatactcttataaggaatgtccaaccgatgtgggatctcacaatccacccccttagaagcctaacgtcctcgctggcacaccgctcggtatctagtccactgctagcaaatattgtcctctttgggcttttcctttcgggcttctctgcaatgtttttaaaacgcgtctactaggaagaggtttccacgcccttataaggaatatccaaccgatgtggaatctcacaatccacccctcggGGCCCAACggaaaaggtaaaagaaagaaaatctaCATATTATACGCAAAAGGTAGGCTAAAAGGAAATCTACATAAGaactaagaaaacaaaagaaagagttCTTAATGTAAAAGAAACAGATTCAGTCCAGATTTGAATagtaggaaaaagaaagaaaatgtacCTTATCCACCCATGAATCTTTGTAGTCCACAATATATGGGTGATTTAGTGTTGCAATCAAATTCATCTGAAATTGAGAAGATCAcatgaataaatatatatatagttacaCATCAACTAATTATGTTAATTCCGACAAGAAAATACGCCAAGTTCATGCCGAGGATGAAAACGAGGTATCCATTTCTTTCGATTTCGAGCTAGCTAAGCACACTCGACTTGTCATTCACGACAACCCCCCAATCCAACAAGACATAATATCAAGAAGCTCCTAAGATGTTCAACATCCTCTATGTTAAACACTATAGTTTGAAAAATGAGCTTACTATCTAGGTGTTCAACTTGCCCCTTTAACCATTGTACCAACCCAAGATATCTTATTAGTTACAACTCGAGATAAGTGAGAGAGTTTGCCATGACGGGGGAAGTTTAGGAGAGATGGAGAAACCCAACAGCTGTCGATCGGGGAAAACCAATCCTATAGCTCCTGCGCTTCCCATTCTTTCTATTATCCCATTTTCTTTCGGATAGGCGGCTAATACTAATCTAATAAGTTCAGTGGTCATCGTCTGACCAATTGGCTCGGACACCAGACCGCTCGTGTCAGCCCCCATAACCACACGGGCTCGCCCTAAATGGAATGGCTCTCTTAGTTACGCTACAC includes these proteins:
- the LOC111803405 gene encoding serine/threonine-protein kinase Nek6-like; amino-acid sequence: MECDDDDMKNRMEDYEVLEQIGRGAFGSAFLVYHKIEKKKYVLKKIRLAKQTEKFKRTAHQEMNLIATLNHPYIVDYKDSWVDKGDCICIVTGYCEGGDMSELIKKAKGTYFPEEKLCKWLAQLLLAVDYLHSNRVLHRDLKCSNIFLTKGNDIRLGDFGLAKLLNTEDLASSVVGTPNYMCPELLTDIPYGYKSDIWSLGCCMFEISAHQPAFRAPDMAGLINKINRSSISPLPIVYSSALKQIIKSMLRKNPGHRPTAAELLRHPHIQPYVLQCRNASANILPICPDSKNKTPRKSPSNKLNSGHESRAKPSVVFNLLENIDLVARSADIHNSNSSTDENMSLTAISEDILETKMVDPTSFPDEISTSNAVDSDAQTSSASVTSTCNGGNSIRCTNSLQKQPRLETVNQDVPKTSCNKPVMKAEETSERNSMESSISSVRSAEKSGSSDDKRFNVEPRSCLNQESFKGHREVARSTQTEETQADSMSSESKYPSQRRADALESLLELCARLLKQDKLEELAGVLSPFGEEAVSSRETAIWLTKSLISSQKSNDGP